In the genome of Apodemus sylvaticus chromosome 2, mApoSyl1.1, whole genome shotgun sequence, one region contains:
- the Tex37 gene encoding testis-expressed sequence 37 protein isoform X1 gives MARVVKPQKNHVDLDIYQSSYMVDYKPFGKHKYARVTPQEQAKLDTQLYNKEFYRPKANPNPKLEDGYPAFKRPHMTALDLGVPGFFPPQAPVTARKDDCRFTTTCHYAYPASLALYLAQHDPYWLHQRAEFPCLMEPERQPAPEVGKGYLLLPGCLCAHHQRIKVPILNRWGPLMPFYQ, from the exons ATGGCACGTGTGGTGAAACCCCAAAAG AATCATGTGGACCTAGATATATACCAAAGCTCATACATGGTCGACTATAAGCCCTTCGGGAAGCACAAATACGCTAGAGTCACGCCGCAAGAG CAGGCCAAGCTTGACACTCAGCTCTACAACAAAGAGTTTTACCGGCCCAAGgccaaccccaaccccaagctGGAAGATGGGTACCCTGCTTTCAAAAGACCCCACATGACTGCCTTAGACTTGGGGGTCCCCGGCTTCTTCCCACCACAAGCTCCGGTAACTGCTAGGAAGGACGACTGCAGGTTTACCACCACCTGCCACTACGCTTACCCGGCTTCCCTGGCACTGTACCTGGCCCAGCATGACCCCTACTGGCTTCACCAAAGGGCAGAATTCCCGTGCCTCATGGAACCAGAGCGGCAGCCTGCTCCAGAAGTGGGCAAAGGTTACCTTCTACTCCCtggctgtctctgtgcccatCACCAGAGAATCAAGGTCCCCATCTTGAATAGGTGGGGCCCCTTGATGCCATTTTACCAGTAG
- the Tex37 gene encoding testis-expressed sequence 37 protein isoform X2: MARVVKPQKNHVDLDIYQSSYMVDYKPFGKHKYARVTPQEAKLDTQLYNKEFYRPKANPNPKLEDGYPAFKRPHMTALDLGVPGFFPPQAPVTARKDDCRFTTTCHYAYPASLALYLAQHDPYWLHQRAEFPCLMEPERQPAPEVGKGYLLLPGCLCAHHQRIKVPILNRWGPLMPFYQ, encoded by the exons ATGGCACGTGTGGTGAAACCCCAAAAG AATCATGTGGACCTAGATATATACCAAAGCTCATACATGGTCGACTATAAGCCCTTCGGGAAGCACAAATACGCTAGAGTCACGCCGCAAGAG GCCAAGCTTGACACTCAGCTCTACAACAAAGAGTTTTACCGGCCCAAGgccaaccccaaccccaagctGGAAGATGGGTACCCTGCTTTCAAAAGACCCCACATGACTGCCTTAGACTTGGGGGTCCCCGGCTTCTTCCCACCACAAGCTCCGGTAACTGCTAGGAAGGACGACTGCAGGTTTACCACCACCTGCCACTACGCTTACCCGGCTTCCCTGGCACTGTACCTGGCCCAGCATGACCCCTACTGGCTTCACCAAAGGGCAGAATTCCCGTGCCTCATGGAACCAGAGCGGCAGCCTGCTCCAGAAGTGGGCAAAGGTTACCTTCTACTCCCtggctgtctctgtgcccatCACCAGAGAATCAAGGTCCCCATCTTGAATAGGTGGGGCCCCTTGATGCCATTTTACCAGTAG